One genomic window of Anaerofustis stercorihominis DSM 17244 includes the following:
- a CDS encoding YoaK family protein codes for MTGKRQMSETYIIGMILAVVGGFLDAYTYISRGKVFANAQTGNIVLLGVNFAEGEFKEAAFYLLPILAFFVGIIGAEMIKKRHKYNENIHWRQIVIIIEIIALLIVGFIPSGRFDMLSNILISFVCSLQVESFRKVNGNAYATTMCTGNLRSATEHLYNYKQTKDKRILKNSLQYYGIILFFIVGALIGSILTHIYFVKAVLFALIGLIAVFVLMFIEEVEVINENKKRV; via the coding sequence ATGACCGGAAAAAGACAAATGTCGGAGACATATATAATAGGTATGATCCTCGCCGTAGTAGGAGGATTTTTAGATGCATATACTTATATTTCAAGGGGAAAAGTATTTGCAAATGCTCAAACTGGGAATATCGTACTTCTCGGAGTGAATTTTGCAGAAGGAGAATTTAAAGAAGCGGCTTTTTATCTGCTTCCCATTCTTGCATTTTTTGTAGGTATAATAGGGGCGGAGATGATTAAAAAAAGACATAAATATAATGAAAACATTCACTGGAGACAAATTGTAATAATAATAGAAATCATTGCGCTTCTCATAGTAGGTTTTATACCTTCAGGAAGATTTGATATGCTGAGCAATATATTGATATCTTTCGTATGCTCGCTTCAGGTTGAAAGCTTTAGGAAAGTCAACGGAAATGCTTACGCAACTACTATGTGTACCGGAAATTTGAGAAGTGCTACGGAACACTTATATAACTATAAGCAAACAAAAGATAAACGAATACTTAAAAATAGTTTGCAGTATTATGGAATAATATTATTTTTTATAGTCGGAGCATTGATTGGAAGTATATTGACTCATATCTATTTTGTTAAAGCTGTTCTGTTTGCTTTGATAGGACTTATAGCAGTATTTGTATTGATGTTCATTGAAGAAGTTGAAGTAATAAATGAAAATAAAAAAAGAGTATAA
- a CDS encoding sensor histidine kinase, whose protein sequence is MEHNTNETDKSLPLSEEYNNLMGTMKVSVSKHLLDEYFTTVWANDYYYDLIGYPKDEYEVKFKNRPDIYYKKHGYLNELEEITKTVIETINSGKSDYSIITRLPVKGKKGHVWVRMNATFTDEIINGKQVSYTVITNIDDLVQTQKTQLITTNNLPGLIFKGIIKNDNELELLDIQDKNDKLLNYKNEHYNMMSDFNRQIIKNHLIDIKAGNHIRFLAKLKDNNGENIWMQINADCIDWIREEPVYLFVCIDVTDLTDLRKMQTKLEKQSVELQKALKEAKNANRAKSEFLSSMSHDIRTPMNAIMGMTEIAQMNILNTDKVNDCLKKISISGQHLLGLINDVLDMSKIESGKMTLRNDSASLPEVLENVVSILQPMVKSREQSFSIRIRNLVHEDFYFDALRLRQCFINILSNATKFTPEKGSITVDVEEEYTGDPDYSKLMFTFTDTGIGIKEEFLNNIFDSFTREKDGRVDKTEGSGLGMAITKKIVDIMNGTIEVKSKVGMGTTFIVTLPLKIDKNKRLHIT, encoded by the coding sequence ATGGAACATAATACAAATGAAACAGATAAATCGCTGCCGTTAAGTGAAGAATATAATAACCTGATGGGTACTATGAAAGTCAGTGTAAGCAAACACCTTTTAGATGAATACTTCACAACCGTTTGGGCTAACGATTATTATTATGATTTGATTGGTTATCCAAAAGATGAATATGAAGTAAAATTTAAAAATCGTCCTGATATTTATTATAAAAAACATGGATATTTAAATGAGCTTGAAGAAATTACGAAGACAGTAATTGAGACTATTAACAGCGGGAAAAGTGATTATAGTATTATAACCAGGCTTCCAGTCAAGGGTAAAAAGGGACATGTATGGGTAAGGATGAATGCAACTTTTACCGATGAAATAATTAATGGCAAACAGGTATCTTATACTGTTATAACAAATATAGATGATTTGGTTCAAACCCAGAAAACTCAGCTTATAACAACCAATAATTTGCCGGGATTGATTTTTAAAGGTATTATAAAAAATGATAATGAACTTGAGCTTTTGGATATTCAGGATAAAAATGATAAATTACTTAATTATAAAAATGAACATTACAATATGATGTCTGACTTTAACAGGCAGATAATAAAAAATCACTTAATAGATATAAAAGCCGGTAATCACATACGTTTTTTAGCAAAACTTAAAGATAATAATGGTGAAAATATATGGATGCAGATAAATGCAGATTGTATAGATTGGATCAGAGAAGAACCTGTTTATTTATTTGTATGCATAGATGTGACCGATTTAACGGATTTAAGAAAAATGCAAACAAAGCTTGAAAAACAATCCGTTGAGCTCCAAAAAGCATTAAAAGAAGCGAAAAATGCCAATAGGGCAAAATCAGAGTTCCTTTCAAGTATGTCTCACGATATAAGAACTCCGATGAATGCTATCATGGGTATGACGGAAATAGCACAAATGAATATTTTAAATACCGATAAAGTAAATGATTGTTTGAAAAAAATATCTATATCCGGACAACATTTGCTTGGACTTATAAATGATGTTTTGGACATGTCCAAAATTGAGAGCGGAAAGATGACGTTAAGGAATGACTCTGCGTCTTTACCCGAAGTATTGGAAAATGTAGTATCTATTCTTCAGCCAATGGTAAAATCCAGAGAACAATCATTTTCTATTAGAATTCGTAATTTAGTACATGAAGACTTTTACTTTGATGCATTGAGACTTCGTCAATGCTTTATCAATATTTTATCTAATGCTACTAAATTTACACCTGAAAAAGGAAGTATTACTGTAGATGTTGAAGAAGAATACACGGGTGATCCTGACTATTCCAAATTAATGTTTACGTTTACTGACACGGGAATAGGTATAAAAGAAGAATTTTTAAATAATATTTTTGATTCCTTTACTCGTGAGAAAGACGGAAGAGTCGATAAAACCGAAGGTAGCGGACTTGGGATGGCTATTACTAAAAAAATAGTAGACATAATGAATGGAACTATCGAAGTAAAAAGCAAAGTGGGCATGGGAACAACATTTATCGTGACTCTTCCTCTTAAAATAGATAAAAATAAAAGATTACACATTACCTAA
- a CDS encoding response regulator, with translation MCEYTVSSLKTLGAEAEWVDSGKYAVEKVIKAHDEKRDFDIVILDWMMPDQDGIETAKKIRASINDDIPILIVSAYDWSEIENKAVGVNGFLQKPLFRSTLYRALEKYVLKTNEEDYLGRKTNNYDFTNKNILLVEDNELNRDIAAELLSITKANIECASNGKECLDMFKSCEENYYDIILMDIQMPVMNGYEATKLIRNLERKDSKTIPILAMTADVFSEDIHAAITAGMNGYLSKPLNSSIMLKEINKLI, from the coding sequence ATGTGTGAATATACAGTCAGCAGTCTAAAGACCTTAGGTGCAGAAGCAGAGTGGGTAGACAGCGGTAAGTATGCTGTTGAAAAAGTAATAAAAGCTCATGATGAGAAAAGAGATTTTGATATAGTAATCCTTGACTGGATGATGCCGGATCAAGACGGTATAGAAACGGCGAAGAAAATCAGAGCTTCAATAAATGATGATATCCCAATTTTAATCGTTTCAGCATATGACTGGAGCGAAATAGAGAATAAAGCTGTGGGAGTGAATGGATTTTTACAAAAACCATTGTTCCGTTCAACTCTTTACAGAGCACTTGAAAAATATGTTCTTAAAACAAATGAAGAAGATTATCTGGGCAGGAAAACTAATAATTATGATTTTACAAATAAAAATATATTACTTGTCGAAGATAATGAACTTAACAGAGATATCGCAGCGGAGTTATTATCTATAACTAAAGCTAATATTGAATGTGCTTCAAACGGAAAAGAATGTTTGGATATGTTTAAGTCTTGCGAAGAAAATTATTATGATATTATTTTAATGGATATTCAAATGCCTGTTATGAATGGATACGAAGCCACAAAATTAATTAGAAATTTAGAAAGAAAAGACTCTAAAACTATTCCTATTTTAGCTATGACAGCAGATGTATTTTCTGAAGATATCCATGCGGCAATAACTGCCGGCATGAACGGATATCTCTCAAAACCGCTTAACAGCAGTATCATGTTGAAAGAAATAAATAAGTTGATATAA
- a CDS encoding GntR family transcriptional regulator, translating into MNRAFYEMMYEYYSTQILFGHLKFGEKLPSIEHLCYKFQVAPQTARNTLYKLRNNGFIEISAGKKATVIYKSTNEEIKSYINNYYLKRVDSITDINEIAPSMINPILKKGL; encoded by the coding sequence GTGAACAGAGCATTTTATGAAATGATGTATGAATATTATTCTACGCAAATATTATTTGGACATTTAAAATTTGGAGAAAAGTTACCTTCCATTGAACACTTATGTTATAAATTTCAGGTTGCACCTCAAACTGCAAGAAATACATTATATAAACTTAGGAATAATGGATTTATAGAAATTTCAGCAGGTAAAAAAGCAACAGTGATTTATAAATCTACAAATGAAGAAATAAAAAGTTATATAAATAATTATTATTTAAAAAGAGTTGATTCAATAACGGATATAAATGAGATTGCACCTTCAATGATAAATCCAATATTAAAAAAAGGACTATAA
- a CDS encoding ECF transporter S component: protein MSNRLFKDTKEFTFLSIMFGITIFFTYTAGMIPAGMASVAILCFIPTVITSLIYGPVKGAFMGALAGLVSLSKAILMPAGILDPYFINPLVSVLPRIFIGVVPYYIYKLTKSIVKASSIASFLSGALGAIINTALVMPMLYFLYGTEIAKTVGSSFKVLLIGIISSSMLIEAAVMGIFTLAVMAVYIKKNPNIKAEQ from the coding sequence ATGAGTAATAGATTATTTAAAGACACAAAAGAGTTTACTTTTTTAAGTATTATGTTCGGGATTACAATTTTCTTCACTTACACTGCGGGTATGATTCCTGCCGGTATGGCGTCTGTTGCAATTCTTTGTTTTATTCCAACAGTAATCACATCTTTGATTTACGGTCCCGTTAAAGGTGCTTTTATGGGAGCACTTGCCGGGTTGGTTTCTTTATCAAAAGCGATTTTAATGCCTGCGGGTATATTGGACCCTTACTTTATTAATCCGCTGGTATCGGTTTTACCAAGAATTTTTATCGGTGTAGTTCCGTATTATATTTACAAGCTGACTAAGAGTATAGTAAAAGCAAGCAGTATAGCTTCATTTTTATCAGGTGCACTTGGTGCAATCATAAATACTGCGCTTGTAATGCCGATGTTATATTTTCTTTACGGAACCGAAATTGCAAAGACAGTGGGAAGTTCGTTCAAAGTTTTACTTATAGGTATAATATCTTCTTCAATGTTGATAGAAGCAGCTGTAATGGGAATATTTACTCTTGCAGTCATGGCTGTTTATATAAAGAAAAATCCTAATATTAAGGCAGAGCAATAG
- a CDS encoding ParB/RepB/Spo0J family partition protein translates to MKKKSGGLGKGLSALIPQEDVDGVFSENNEHDIKKVDINLVKANANQPRKHFDKEKIKELSDSIKEHGVIQPLLVVKEDNEYVIVAGERRYRASILAGLKEVPVIIKDYSEKEISEVSLIENLQREDLNEIEKAEAYNELKESFKMTQEDIAKRLGTSRASVANTLRLLSLTEDIKKAIRDNKISAGHARAILSVDEKYRDEFLEEIISKNLSVRESEKLSKEFKGNKNDKPKKTIKEKKENPYIVDLEHKMSLTFGTKVKLNDKGNKGSIVIDYYSNEDLSRLLELFNIEDK, encoded by the coding sequence ATGAAAAAAAAATCAGGCGGTCTCGGGAAAGGACTTTCTGCACTCATCCCTCAGGAAGATGTAGATGGTGTTTTCAGTGAAAATAACGAGCATGATATAAAAAAAGTAGATATTAATTTAGTTAAGGCAAATGCAAATCAGCCAAGAAAACATTTTGATAAAGAGAAAATAAAAGAATTATCCGATTCGATTAAGGAACACGGTGTTATTCAGCCTTTGCTTGTTGTAAAAGAGGATAACGAGTATGTCATCGTTGCGGGAGAGAGAAGATACAGAGCTTCTATCCTTGCGGGGCTAAAGGAAGTTCCTGTAATAATCAAAGATTACAGCGAAAAGGAAATAAGCGAAGTGTCTTTGATTGAAAATCTTCAAAGAGAAGACTTAAATGAAATAGAAAAAGCTGAAGCATATAATGAGTTAAAAGAGAGTTTTAAAATGACGCAGGAAGATATAGCAAAAAGACTTGGCACCAGCAGAGCAAGCGTTGCAAATACTTTAAGGCTCCTTTCTTTAACGGAAGATATAAAGAAAGCCATAAGAGATAATAAAATATCGGCAGGGCATGCAAGAGCGATCCTTTCGGTCGATGAAAAATACAGAGATGAATTTTTAGAGGAAATTATAAGTAAAAACTTATCTGTCAGAGAAAGTGAAAAATTAAGTAAGGAATTTAAAGGTAATAAAAACGATAAACCTAAAAAAACAATTAAAGAAAAAAAGGAAAATCCCTATATTGTAGATTTGGAACACAAGATGTCTTTAACATTTGGAACAAAAGTTAAGCTAAATGATAAAGGTAATAAGGGAAGTATTGTAATTGATTATTATTCAAATGAAGATTTATCGAGACTTTTAGAACTTTTTAATATAGAGGATAAATAA
- a CDS encoding CvpA family protein, whose protein sequence is MLTWIDILIIVIIGICIILGAYKGLVKSVFSLVTIVLSFIVAKIFTPVLSGWLINNTNIENTIHNFFKVKDTLPSVPSGVSDASNSVSVWFNSLNLGEVPNSVIKFFENLWNNGVQAAGNANSTVVDITTASIVSFISFIGLLIFAFVVISLLVEVLNLVTKLPVISTFNTIGGAVFGFLKGLLLNLVIISILFVIAIFLKDSPLNIALRDSLFASYFYIGYILF, encoded by the coding sequence ATGCTGACATGGATTGATATTTTAATAATTGTAATTATTGGTATATGTATTATACTCGGAGCTTATAAGGGGCTTGTTAAAAGTGTATTTTCTTTAGTAACTATTGTTTTAAGTTTTATAGTCGCGAAGATTTTTACTCCGGTCCTTTCGGGCTGGCTTATAAATAATACTAATATAGAAAACACTATACATAACTTTTTTAAAGTTAAAGATACTCTTCCCAGCGTTCCAAGCGGGGTAAGTGATGCTTCAAATAGTGTAAGCGTATGGTTTAACAGTTTGAACCTCGGTGAAGTCCCTAATTCCGTAATCAAGTTTTTTGAAAACTTATGGAACAATGGTGTTCAAGCTGCGGGAAATGCAAATTCGACAGTTGTGGATATAACTACGGCGTCTATAGTTTCATTTATCTCATTTATTGGATTATTGATATTTGCCTTTGTAGTTATTTCTTTGTTGGTAGAGGTATTAAATTTAGTTACAAAACTTCCTGTTATCAGTACTTTTAATACAATAGGAGGAGCTGTATTTGGATTTTTAAAAGGGCTTCTTTTAAACCTTGTGATAATAAGTATATTATTTGTTATTGCAATATTTTTAAAGGATTCACCTCTTAATATAGCACTGAGAGATTCCTTATTTGCAAGTTACTTTTATATAGGATATATTCTGTTTTGA
- a CDS encoding nitroreductase family protein, with protein MSNAVIENILSRRSVRSYLDKQVSEDDLKLILKAGEYAPSGMGKQSPVIVAVQNKETIDKFVNMNAEIMGTNSNPYYGAPTIIIVLADKNVSTHIQDGSLALGTMMLAAHSLGISTCWINREYEMFNTKEGRELLNEWGVSDDVVGVGALALGYSKGDVKEAKPRKENYSIIIK; from the coding sequence ATGAGCAATGCAGTTATAGAAAATATTTTATCAAGAAGAAGTGTAAGAAGTTATTTGGACAAACAAGTAAGTGAAGATGACTTAAAGTTAATATTAAAAGCTGGTGAGTATGCACCATCGGGTATGGGGAAACAGTCTCCGGTAATAGTAGCAGTTCAAAATAAAGAAACCATAGATAAGTTTGTTAATATGAATGCTGAAATCATGGGTACAAATTCAAATCCTTATTATGGTGCTCCAACTATTATAATAGTCCTTGCAGATAAAAATGTAAGTACACATATTCAAGACGGAAGTTTGGCTCTTGGCACTATGATGCTTGCCGCACATTCTCTCGGGATATCGACTTGCTGGATCAACAGGGAATATGAAATGTTTAACACAAAAGAGGGAAGAGAACTGTTAAATGAATGGGGAGTTAGTGATGATGTTGTCGGAGTGGGAGCTTTAGCTTTAGGGTATTCAAAAGGTGATGTTAAAGAAGCTAAACCAAGAAAAGAAAATTATAGTATTATAATTAAATAA
- the rlmH gene encoding 23S rRNA (pseudouridine(1915)-N(3))-methyltransferase RlmH: protein MNVNIICVGKLKEKYLKEAESEYLKRISRFAKVKIIELNDEKLTGNSSLDILAKNKEGENIINKIPKNSYIFAMDIKGKQSTSIDFAKELNDLSISGKSDFTFIIGGSLGLSEEVLKRANKKMSFSLMTFPHQLFRVMLLEQIYRCFKINNNETYHK from the coding sequence ATGAATGTTAATATAATATGTGTAGGAAAATTAAAAGAAAAATATCTTAAAGAAGCAGAAAGTGAATACTTAAAGAGGATTTCAAGATTTGCTAAAGTTAAAATCATTGAGTTAAATGATGAGAAGTTAACCGGTAATAGCTCTTTGGATATTTTGGCGAAAAATAAAGAAGGGGAGAATATTATAAATAAGATACCAAAAAATTCTTATATTTTTGCCATGGATATAAAAGGCAAACAGAGTACATCCATTGATTTTGCAAAGGAATTAAATGATTTAAGTATATCCGGAAAGAGTGATTTCACCTTTATAATAGGAGGAAGTTTGGGGCTTAGTGAAGAAGTGTTAAAGAGGGCGAATAAAAAAATGTCATTTTCTTTAATGACTTTTCCGCATCAATTATTCAGAGTAATGCTTCTTGAACAGATATACAGATGTTTTAAAATAAACAACAATGAAACATATCATAAATAA
- a CDS encoding AEC family transporter, with protein sequence MDNLIFSLNATLPIFLTMVVGIILKKLNIFNDNFLSSLNKFVFTVALPILLFQDISSTDFIKNWDTKFVIFCFIVTLLSVAISYLVSMFLKDKSIQGEFVQASYRSSASIIGIAFVQNIYGNISVAPLMIIGAVPLYNIVAVIVLSFLKPTKDKLTFNTIKSTIKDVITNPIILGILIGMIWSILKIPKPTILDKTLISLANLATPLGLIVIGAGFNFKKAFNNIKPALICSFLKLLAFCALFLPLAVYIGYKNEYLVNILVMLGSATTVSCYIMAKNMGHEGILTSNAVMLTTMLSSFTLTGWLFILKSMGLI encoded by the coding sequence ATGGACAACTTGATTTTCAGCTTGAATGCTACATTACCGATTTTTTTAACAATGGTAGTAGGCATTATTTTAAAAAAGTTAAATATATTCAATGATAACTTTTTATCTTCATTAAATAAATTTGTATTTACCGTAGCTTTGCCGATTCTATTATTTCAGGATATAAGCTCAACGGATTTTATTAAAAATTGGGATACTAAATTTGTAATATTTTGCTTTATAGTTACTTTGCTATCTGTGGCAATATCATATTTAGTTTCCATGTTTTTAAAAGATAAATCAATACAGGGAGAATTCGTGCAAGCCTCATATAGAAGCTCGGCTTCAATTATAGGAATAGCATTCGTACAAAATATATATGGAAATATAAGTGTAGCTCCTCTTATGATAATAGGAGCTGTTCCCTTATATAATATAGTTGCAGTAATAGTATTATCTTTCTTAAAACCTACTAAAGATAAACTTACTTTTAATACAATTAAATCAACGATTAAAGATGTAATTACAAACCCTATAATACTCGGGATACTCATAGGTATGATATGGTCCATACTAAAAATCCCCAAACCTACGATTTTGGATAAAACACTTATAAGCCTTGCCAACTTAGCAACGCCTTTGGGATTAATAGTAATCGGCGCCGGCTTTAATTTTAAAAAAGCATTTAATAATATTAAACCTGCACTGATATGCAGTTTTTTAAAGTTATTAGCCTTTTGTGCATTATTCCTTCCTCTGGCAGTATATATAGGTTACAAAAACGAATATCTTGTAAATATACTGGTTATGCTTGGTTCCGCAACGACCGTAAGCTGTTACATTATGGCAAAAAATATGGGACATGAGGGTATACTTACTTCCAACGCAGTCATGCTTACAACAATGCTGAGTTCTTTTACCCTTACCGGCTGGCTGTTTATATTAAAAAGTATGGGATTAATATAA
- a CDS encoding acyl-[acyl-carrier-protein] thioesterase, with protein MKQLKSYITENHRVKYSNADNNNMLKPMEAARWFQDIFLRQDEVLGIERTSDFTWILLNYDMNIYKYGKIGDKVKIETYPYSFNRFYGNRMFFLKDENDNVMIEAKTRWLLVEKDTLKIKKVTKEIAEVYDLHEIEKGKGFEVDNIEDKVFIDVEKKPLQIRRSDLDINNHVNNTLYFSYFYDYIDKEILDKYIPYKIQLTYKKQITIDDEPYVYTKDIVEDEQYYTNVKICNDKNEIYTLIKILWKKKDEC; from the coding sequence ATGAAACAATTAAAATCGTATATAACTGAAAATCACAGGGTCAAATATTCAAATGCAGATAATAATAATATGCTTAAACCGATGGAAGCCGCCAGATGGTTCCAAGATATATTTTTAAGGCAGGATGAAGTTTTAGGTATAGAAAGGACCAGTGATTTTACATGGATATTATTGAATTATGATATGAACATTTATAAATATGGTAAAATCGGAGATAAAGTAAAGATAGAAACATATCCTTATTCATTCAACAGATTTTACGGGAATAGGATGTTTTTCCTAAAAGATGAAAATGATAATGTCATGATAGAAGCAAAGACAAGATGGCTGCTTGTTGAAAAGGATACTTTGAAGATAAAAAAAGTAACAAAAGAAATCGCAGAGGTATATGACCTTCATGAGATAGAAAAGGGGAAGGGTTTTGAAGTAGACAATATAGAAGATAAAGTGTTTATTGATGTAGAAAAAAAGCCTTTGCAAATTAGAAGGTCTGATTTGGATATAAATAATCACGTCAATAATACATTATATTTTTCTTATTTTTATGATTATATCGATAAAGAAATATTAGATAAATATATCCCTTATAAAATCCAGCTGACATATAAAAAGCAAATTACTATTGATGATGAACCATATGTCTATACAAAAGATATAGTAGAGGATGAGCAATATTATACTAATGTTAAAATATGTAATGATAAGAATGAAATTTATACTTTGATAAAAATATTATGGAAGAAAAAAGATGAATGTTAA
- a CDS encoding ParA family protein — MTKIISLFNQKGGVGKTTTAVNLSACLAKMDKKVLGIDLDPQSNFTSGLDIDRTKLEYSTYDIIVNDVDGSNVVINTEVENLDLIPSSIDLASAEIEIASKPKRETILKRHISSLIAGYDYVIIDCAPSLGLLPINALCASNSVLIPIQCEYYALEGVSQLMNTINLVKKGINPYLKVEGVLLTMFDNRTNLSTQVVEEVKRFFGNKVYETIIPRNIRLAEAPSFGQTIVEYDPSSKGSKAYMNLAKELLKKGE; from the coding sequence ATGACAAAGATAATATCATTATTTAATCAAAAGGGAGGCGTTGGTAAGACAACAACCGCAGTTAATTTATCTGCATGTCTTGCTAAAATGGATAAAAAAGTCCTTGGGATAGATCTTGATCCTCAAAGCAATTTTACCAGCGGACTGGATATAGATAGAACTAAGCTTGAATACAGTACATATGACATTATTGTCAACGATGTAGACGGAAGTAATGTCGTTATAAATACCGAAGTTGAAAATTTAGATTTGATACCTTCAAGTATAGATCTTGCAAGTGCTGAGATTGAAATAGCAAGTAAGCCGAAGAGAGAAACGATTTTAAAAAGACATATAAGTTCGCTGATTGCTGGCTATGATTATGTTATTATAGATTGTGCTCCTTCTTTGGGACTGCTTCCAATCAATGCTCTTTGTGCATCAAACAGTGTTCTTATACCTATACAATGTGAGTATTATGCGCTTGAAGGAGTTAGTCAGCTGATGAATACTATCAATCTTGTTAAGAAAGGTATAAATCCATATTTAAAAGTAGAGGGTGTACTTCTTACGATGTTTGATAATAGGACTAATCTTTCAACTCAGGTAGTTGAAGAAGTAAAAAGATTTTTTGGAAATAAAGTTTACGAAACGATTATCCCAAGAAATATAAGACTTGCCGAAGCTCCAAGTTTCGGTCAAACGATTGTGGAATATGATCCTTCTTCAAAAGGTTCAAAAGCTTATATGAATTTAGCGAAAGAATTACTTAAAAAAGGGGAATAA
- a CDS encoding DUF951 domain-containing protein produces MENYLVNDIVMMKKGHPCGTNKWEIVRIGSDVKLECIQCKRIVTLSRAKFNKSVKCKV; encoded by the coding sequence ATGGAAAATTATCTGGTAAATGACATTGTAATGATGAAAAAAGGACACCCATGCGGGACCAATAAATGGGAGATAGTAAGGATAGGCTCTGATGTTAAACTTGAATGTATCCAGTGTAAAAGGATAGTTACTTTATCACGAGCAAAATTTAATAAAAGTGTAAAGTGTAAAGTTTAA
- a CDS encoding GntR family transcriptional regulator: MNILYNTILNTDPRDTYLSFTMGSAILEKLGNKLAMNLFNEIILFYKFPYFDGINYNFYSFMEDNDINVQDRKNYKDAIDNILKSCKNHKTDEFLKNYFIFEDILLEDIQKYIKYPNDKSKISNEQIPFIWNIYRDRPQKCYSVAEKIIGEIFYGTYKINSYLPSFKKMEEKYNVSFSTIRRTINLLGTLGIVKTIPRKGTKVSIENIDLDNFNNKVINKNIKLGYESLEILKLNALEMNELIFSKFSNDDFDNIKKKIISLDNKKSLDIIFAYLSSIILFSKSKFIKMVYTRYFALILWLYPINIIYEEKETIDINHILKILDKRDSNAFSNIMVKILENVQDIAKSVLQKKE, from the coding sequence ATGAATATTTTATATAATACTATTTTAAATACCGATCCCAGAGATACATATTTATCATTTACTATGGGGAGTGCAATACTTGAAAAACTCGGAAACAAATTAGCAATGAATTTATTTAATGAAATAATTTTATTTTATAAATTTCCCTATTTCGATGGTATAAATTATAACTTTTATTCTTTTATGGAAGATAACGATATAAACGTTCAGGATAGAAAAAATTACAAAGATGCAATTGATAATATATTGAAGAGCTGTAAAAATCACAAGACTGATGAGTTTTTAAAGAATTATTTTATATTCGAAGATATCTTACTGGAAGACATACAAAAATATATCAAATATCCAAATGATAAATCAAAAATATCTAATGAACAAATACCTTTCATATGGAATATATATAGAGACAGACCGCAAAAATGCTATTCAGTCGCAGAAAAGATAATAGGAGAAATTTTTTATGGAACTTATAAAATAAATTCCTATTTACCTTCATTTAAAAAAATGGAAGAAAAATATAACGTTTCTTTTAGTACAATAAGAAGAACGATTAACCTTTTAGGTACATTAGGTATAGTTAAAACTATTCCGAGAAAAGGCACAAAGGTAAGTATAGAAAATATAGATTTAGATAATTTTAATAATAAGGTTATAAACAAAAATATCAAATTGGGCTACGAAAGTTTGGAAATTTTAAAATTAAACGCATTGGAAATGAACGAGCTGATTTTTTCAAAATTTTCAAATGATGATTTTGATAATATAAAGAAAAAAATAATCTCTTTAGATAATAAAAAATCACTCGATATAATATTTGCTTATTTATCCTCTATTATATTATTTTCGAAATCAAAATTTATTAAAATGGTTTATACACGTTATTTTGCTTTGATTCTTTGGCTTTATCCAATTAATATCATATATGAGGAAAAAGAAACAATCGATATAAACCATATATTAAAAATACTGGATAAAAGAGATTCAAATGCTTTTTCAAATATAATGGTAAAGATTTTAGAAAATGTACAAGATATAGCAAAATCAGTCCTACAAAAAAAAGAGTAA